From a single Bemisia tabaci chromosome 10, PGI_BMITA_v3 genomic region:
- the LOC140225698 gene encoding uncharacterized protein, which produces MYWRYSNNAGQGYDLRKHRSKAKEIVFSEGENCRIRPGTINTGENAELLAEKLWGVEVPYDCEDCNMKHYLDYLSQGKTKGAKETCPVFKPLTSKTKIDFQKFRMSGQKVEYAWPSQRYTGSLTAIARAPSQRKSPSTGRVPNVTRSNSPRSRGFLSSSGRWIRRSLSNTSGKNKKLSAEEKMHGSHGGGGVGTTNGGTSGGYSYSGQAGRESGAANRHSAAAGRRPYGGMLPDLSSYWGYGANAGAQQWGASTGYGANAGAQQWGASAGYIA; this is translated from the exons ATGTACTGGCGCTACTCCAATAACGCGGGCCAAGGGTATGATCTTCGAAAGCACCGATCAAAGGCAAAAGAGATCGTTTTTTCGGAAGGTGAAAACTGTAGGATTCGTCCGGGTACTATCAACACTGGTGAGAACGCGGAACTCCTCGCCGAAAAGCTTTGGGGTGTTGAGGTGCCTTATGACT gcGAGGATTGCAACATGAAACATTACTTGGACTACTTGTCCCAAGGCAAAACTAAGGGTGCGAAGGAAACTTGTCCGGTGTTCAAACCTCTCACCAGTAAAACCAAAATCGACTTCCAAAAATTTCGAATGTCGGGGCAGAAAGTCGAATACGCCTGGCCGTCGCAGAGATACACAGGATCTCTCACAGCCATCGCAAGAGCTCCCAGCCAGAGAAAATCCCCATCGACCGGCAGAGTTCCAAACGTTACCAGGTCAAATTCCCCCCGATCCCGAGGGTTCTTGTCTTCATCTGGGAGATGGATCAGGCGGAGTTTGAGCAACACGTCTGGtaagaacaaaaaattgagcGCTGAAGAAAAGATGCACGGTTCCCATGGTGGTGGTGGTGTTGGGACGACCAATGGCGGAACGAGTGGTGGGTATTCCTACTCGGGACAAGCTGGTCGAGAGTCGGGGGCAGCCAACAGACATTCAGCCGCGGCTGGGAGAAGACCGTACGGGGGCATGCTTCCCGACTTGTCTAGCTACTGGGGCTATGGTGCTAATGCTGGTGCTCAACAATGGGGTGCTTCTACTGGCTATGGTGCTAATGCAGGTGCTCAACAATGGGGTGCTTCTGCTGGCTATATTGcataa